The following are from one region of the Elgaria multicarinata webbii isolate HBS135686 ecotype San Diego chromosome 13, rElgMul1.1.pri, whole genome shotgun sequence genome:
- the SLFNL1 gene encoding schlafen-like protein 1, with protein sequence METEAVSEAIAECGQPAGTKDQAPEVVLTEAKSEEDEDCSGQALSYILYIGNLNPKYSREVLCSMLKDIFGMAGATLQRHNIEVIKKRRQACAFVQMTTEVSLEHVLKQLLLAPEVEQDLSKELVKKGKNLVVGQSKRFAFGTKDGRESDSAGSSSESPQGGLLVPERRRMWLPNESKAIRKSHYPWRLDQPVTFLSGTRSDSAIVQREITGKERLFYGAFMGSETRNVEFKRGGGEYLAATLKHHVRKYVCAFLNSEGGSLFVGVEDNGLVCGLRCDHKDEDRVRLLVDSLLKGFKPQVFPAAYTLSFIPVIKAEDTGIFLKVIRLSVSPPKQHGEPLLYETDQGEVYLRRDGSIQGPLTGSAIQEWCRQKWTDEIKKLEAKIERLLKEMETLQQNIQQNTRSSCCAIM encoded by the exons ATGGAAACAGAAGCAGTTTCAGAGGCCATAGCAGAGTGCGGGCAACCAGCTGGCACTAAGGATCAAGCCCCAGAGGTTGTTTTGACAGAAGCAAAATCAGAGGAGGATGAAGATTGTTCTGGACAGGCACTTTCCTACATACTTTACATTGGGAACCTGAACCCCAAGTATTCCCGTGAAGTTCTCTGCAGCATGCTGAAGGACATCTTTGGGATGGCCGGTGCCACCCTTCAAAGGCACAACATCGAAGTGATCAAGAAACGCAGGCAGGCCTGTGCCTTTGTCCAGATGACGACTGAGGTCAGCCTGGAACATGTTCTGAAACAACTGCTGCTTGCCCCAGAGGTAGAGCAAGACCTATCCAAGGAGCTCGTGAAGAAAGGGAAAAATCTGGTTGTGGGACAAAGCAAGAGGTTTGCATTTGGTACCAAAGATGGCAGAGAG AGTGACTCTGCTGGAAGCAGCTCAGAATCTCCTCAGGGAGGGCTACTAGTGCCTGAGAGAAGACGGATGTGGCTACCAAATGAAAGTAAGGCCATCAGAAAATCTCATTACCCTTGGAGACTAGACCAGCCAGTGACTTTCCTAAGTGGAACTCGTTCAGATAGCGCCATCGTCCAGAGAGAGATCACAGGCAAAGAGCGACTGTTCTATGGCGCTTTCATGGGCAGCGAGACCCGGAACGTGGAATTCAAGCGCGGTGGTGGCGAGTATCTGGCAGCAACCCTAAAGCATCACGTGCGGAAGTATGTGTGTGCTTTCCTTAATAGCGAAGGAGGCAGCCTTTTTGTAGGGGTTGAAGATAACGGCTTAGTATGTGGACTCAGGTGTGACCACAAAGATGAAGATAGAGTCCGCCTACTTGTAGATTCTCTTTTGAAAGGCTTCAAGCCGCAAGTTTTCCCAGCAGCCTACACACTGAGTTTCATCCCAGTTATCAAAGCTGAAGACACTGGCATCTTCCTAAAAGTTATCCGGCTAAGTGTTTCTCCTCCAAAACAACACGGGGAACCTCTTCTTTATGAAACAGATCAAGGGGAAGTATACCTCCGGCGAGACGGTAGCATTCAGGGCCCGCTCACTGGCAGTGCCATCCAAGAGTGGTGCCGGCAG AAATGGACAGACGAGATCAAGAAGTTGGAAGCGAAAATAGAGAGATTATTGAAGGAGATGGAAACCCTGCAGCAGAATATACAGCAAAATACCCGATCTTCATGCTGTGCCATCATGTGA